The Methylomusa anaerophila genome has a segment encoding these proteins:
- a CDS encoding response regulator transcription factor, with protein MKRVLIIEDDLDIAELERDFLQLNGYKAEIVPDGLQGLKKAVSGMYDVIVVDLMLPHKDGYEIIKETRKALEVPIIVVSAKGEDIDKIRGLDFGADDYLVKPFSPAELVARVKSHIKRYERLKGHTAASQVIQHKGLEINPASHKVFVNGREVQLTTKEYELLVFLASHPNIVFTKEYIFDCIWGDESYGDTATVAVHIQKIRKKIEKDPSNPEYIETLWGTGYRFNPL; from the coding sequence ATGAAACGCGTCTTGATTATTGAGGATGATCTGGATATCGCTGAACTGGAGCGCGACTTTCTGCAATTAAACGGGTATAAGGCGGAGATCGTTCCGGATGGACTGCAGGGACTGAAAAAGGCTGTCTCCGGCATGTATGATGTGATTGTTGTGGATTTGATGCTGCCCCACAAAGATGGCTATGAAATTATTAAAGAGACCAGAAAAGCACTGGAAGTGCCAATCATTGTTGTTTCAGCCAAAGGCGAGGATATTGATAAAATCAGAGGCTTGGATTTTGGCGCCGACGATTATTTAGTGAAACCTTTTAGCCCAGCCGAGCTGGTAGCCAGGGTCAAATCTCATATAAAGAGATACGAACGCCTTAAAGGACACACAGCAGCTTCCCAAGTGATACAGCATAAAGGGCTGGAAATCAATCCGGCATCGCACAAGGTTTTTGTGAACGGAAGAGAGGTTCAACTGACAACAAAGGAGTATGAACTTTTAGTATTCTTGGCTTCGCATCCAAACATCGTTTTTACCAAGGAATATATTTTTGATTGCATATGGGGCGATGAGTCCTATGGAGATACGGCAACCGTAGCCGTGCATATCCAAAAAATACGTAAAAAGATTGAAAAAGACCCGTCGAACCCGGAGTATATCGAAACATTGTGGGGAACAGGCTATAGATTTAATCCGTTATAA
- a CDS encoding PhoH family protein gives MIKYYVLDTNVLLHSPYAINAFNEHTVIIPEVVLEELDRFKSETSERGANSRLVSRMIDAMRLKGNLLTGVSLNDQGGLLRIESNHLDTEMPPYWDRTKADNRILQVCKGLSEDNLHTILVSRDTNMRVKAAILSIQAEDFRNEKVASVEEQYTGRAVVYTSSHIINSFHADDSNYIDPAALSFFDEGTHNLVPIELITNQFFLIRSTDNNRHTALGRFDGNKIVHLRYRNRNPFGVSPRNVGQVFMQECLMLSAEEAPLVIIKGPAGTAKTFYSLAVGLYNHLDCRPRAYHHLLICRPNVPMDEDLGYLPGSEQDKIDPYMRAIRDNLFTLMSGHNMTEPKEIEQAEDTVQMLFDRHIVQTEALAYQRGRSLQKYWIILDEMQNSTPRQAKGVITRPGLGTKIILLGDPEQIDHPFLDSRTNGLVYASEKMKGSKLCFQVTLNHDECERSPLAAEASLRL, from the coding sequence TTGATAAAGTATTATGTGCTTGACACGAATGTTCTATTACACTCTCCCTACGCTATTAATGCTTTCAACGAACACACGGTAATCATTCCCGAAGTGGTTTTGGAAGAACTTGACAGGTTTAAGTCCGAAACCAGTGAGCGCGGCGCCAACAGCCGTCTTGTCAGCCGGATGATTGACGCTATGCGGCTGAAAGGCAATCTCTTGACCGGCGTGTCTCTCAATGATCAGGGCGGGCTTTTACGTATCGAGTCTAATCACCTTGACACCGAAATGCCGCCATACTGGGACCGCACCAAGGCCGACAACAGGATTTTGCAGGTCTGCAAAGGTTTATCCGAAGACAATTTGCACACTATTTTAGTAAGCCGGGATACCAATATGCGAGTAAAAGCCGCCATCCTCAGCATCCAAGCAGAGGATTTCCGCAACGAAAAAGTCGCAAGTGTGGAAGAGCAATATACCGGTCGAGCCGTTGTCTATACCTCCTCCCATATCATCAACTCCTTCCATGCTGATGACAGCAATTACATTGACCCGGCAGCGCTCAGCTTTTTTGATGAAGGTACTCATAACCTGGTTCCGATTGAACTGATTACCAACCAATTTTTTCTCATTCGTTCCACTGATAACAACCGACATACCGCTCTTGGCCGTTTTGACGGGAATAAAATTGTGCATCTTAGATATCGGAACCGTAACCCTTTCGGCGTTTCACCGCGCAATGTCGGGCAGGTATTCATGCAAGAATGCCTCATGCTCAGTGCGGAAGAAGCGCCGCTTGTCATTATTAAGGGTCCGGCCGGCACTGCCAAGACTTTTTACTCTCTGGCCGTCGGCCTGTACAACCACCTGGACTGCAGGCCCCGGGCCTATCATCACCTCCTGATTTGCCGACCCAATGTACCGATGGATGAGGATTTAGGTTATCTGCCGGGTTCCGAGCAGGATAAAATTGACCCCTACATGCGCGCCATCCGCGACAACCTGTTCACCCTTATGTCGGGTCATAACATGACTGAGCCGAAGGAAATTGAACAGGCCGAAGATACCGTACAAATGCTATTTGATAGACATATCGTCCAGACGGAAGCTCTGGCCTATCAGCGGGGCCGCTCACTGCAAAAATACTGGATTATTCTCGACGAAATGCAAAATTCCACTCCTCGCCAGGCAAAAGGTGTAATTACCCGGCCTGGCCTAGGTACCAAAATCATACTCCTTGGCGACCCGGAACAAATTGACCATCCTTTTTTAGACAGCCGTACCAACGGATTAGTTTATGCATCCGAAAAAATGAAGGGCAGCAAGCTCTGCTTCCAGGTCACCCTGAACCATGACGAGTGCGAACGGTCACCCCTGGCTGCCGAAGCGTCCTTACGGCTGTAA
- a CDS encoding ABC transporter ATP-binding protein, which translates to MNNKLSDLTPIIRAENLGKTYGDFQALKGVSFAIYPGECFGFIGHNGAGKTTTMRMIYGMSKVQEGSLELFGERISLTPPALKARLGVVPQEDNLDPDLSVIENLAIYGGIYGLKQSEAKARGYELLRFMGLEDKENHNVEKLSGGLKRRLVIARALINRPEVVILDEPTTGLDPQARHLVWQKLRGLKVEGVTLLLTTHYMEEAAQLCDRLVIMHKGIILDEGSPQELVSRCVLPFVIEVRLPMSRIPAGINEKVRQAGGEVIQVAEGLFLYFRDGQTIWDQLAAWGLPPHSCFMRPANLEDVFLKLTDRGGAM; encoded by the coding sequence GTGAATAATAAGTTGAGTGATCTTACTCCTATCATCCGGGCTGAGAATCTGGGAAAAACTTATGGTGATTTCCAGGCGCTCAAAGGGGTTTCTTTTGCCATTTATCCGGGGGAATGTTTTGGATTTATCGGACATAACGGTGCGGGTAAAACGACGACCATGCGGATGATTTACGGCATGTCCAAAGTACAAGAAGGCAGTCTGGAATTGTTTGGCGAACGAATAAGTCTGACTCCTCCCGCTCTAAAGGCACGGCTGGGCGTTGTGCCGCAGGAGGATAATCTTGATCCTGACCTGTCGGTCATTGAGAATCTGGCAATCTATGGCGGCATCTACGGTTTAAAACAATCCGAGGCCAAAGCAAGGGGATATGAGCTGCTGCGTTTTATGGGCCTGGAAGACAAAGAAAATCATAATGTTGAAAAGCTGTCCGGCGGGCTCAAACGAAGGCTGGTTATCGCCCGGGCCCTGATCAACCGTCCGGAAGTTGTCATTCTGGACGAACCAACCACCGGTCTTGATCCCCAGGCCAGGCATCTGGTATGGCAGAAGCTTCGCGGCCTGAAAGTAGAGGGGGTAACGCTGCTGTTGACGACTCATTATATGGAGGAGGCGGCTCAACTCTGTGATCGGCTGGTAATTATGCATAAAGGCATTATTCTCGATGAAGGCAGTCCGCAGGAATTGGTTTCCCGCTGCGTTCTTCCTTTTGTAATTGAAGTCCGGTTGCCCATGTCGCGTATACCGGCCGGCATAAACGAAAAGGTTAGGCAAGCCGGCGGCGAAGTTATTCAGGTAGCGGAAGGACTGTTTTTATATTTCAGGGATGGACAAACCATATGGGATCAGCTTGCGGCATGGGGACTTCCCCCGCATAGCTGTTTTATGCGGCCGGCAAACTTGGAAGACGTATTTTTAAAATTAACCGACCGGGGAGGAGCGATGTAG
- a CDS encoding ABC transporter permease — translation MFAALRILRRHLAVFRRIWWTNVMFNFIEPFLYLTSLGYGLGSFVQQMEGVSYIQYIAPGMVASSAMFAATFECTYGSFIRLHYQKTFQAMLAGPVTVRDIVIGELAYGTFRSIVFGIVILVVITLLTNVQSFWALLIPVFLVVPGVVFSILAMCYTGLTPNIDNFNYYITLFITPSHLFSGIFFPISAMPSWVGTLVWFNPIYHSVEVCRALALGQPDAGLWLHVGILAAAALILLPLPIRLMEKRLIT, via the coding sequence ATGTTCGCGGCACTTCGAATTTTACGGCGCCATTTGGCAGTATTCCGCCGCATCTGGTGGACCAATGTCATGTTTAATTTTATTGAACCATTCCTATATCTTACTTCATTGGGGTACGGCCTGGGATCTTTTGTCCAGCAGATGGAAGGGGTGAGCTACATCCAGTACATCGCTCCCGGCATGGTAGCGTCTTCCGCCATGTTCGCCGCTACCTTTGAATGCACCTATGGAAGCTTTATCCGGCTTCACTACCAGAAAACCTTTCAGGCTATGCTGGCAGGACCGGTGACAGTACGGGACATTGTCATCGGTGAACTGGCCTATGGCACTTTTAGAAGCATAGTGTTCGGCATAGTCATATTGGTTGTAATTACCCTGTTGACTAACGTACAATCCTTCTGGGCTTTATTGATTCCCGTATTCTTAGTGGTTCCGGGCGTTGTCTTTTCCATCCTGGCGATGTGCTATACCGGTCTTACTCCCAACATCGACAACTTTAATTATTACATCACCTTGTTCATCACACCCAGCCATCTGTTTTCCGGGATTTTTTTCCCTATCAGCGCCATGCCGTCCTGGGTAGGGACGCTTGTCTGGTTTAATCCGATCTATCACAGTGTTGAGGTTTGCCGGGCCCTGGCTTTGGGTCAGCCGGATGCGGGACTATGGCTGCATGTGGGAATTCTGGCTGCCGCCGCCCTCATTTTGCTGCCTTTGCCGATACGGCTAATGGAAAAAAGATTAATTACCTGA
- a CDS encoding NAD(P)-binding domain-containing protein, with amino-acid sequence MKFGLIGVGRMGKVLASRLSAHADVLIYDRDGVKLNEVADELGLMAANDLAEIASLGTVVLVVPDREVISCIKDFNLLKRPLHVINVATNVAQHVLEETAAKHVRCIGVKFVAHAREMALGSEPVIIVNEWPVELTMLAAEIFAPVGKIIIGQADQVSLINTKAVEMALTAAVEIEEALTKEHYYDPDIIKSAIRQVAAGALKGYADGDLGPFAREIVQAIRAKMKR; translated from the coding sequence ATGAAATTTGGACTTATTGGCGTTGGCCGTATGGGGAAGGTTTTGGCTAGCAGGCTGTCTGCCCATGCGGATGTACTGATTTACGACCGGGATGGAGTTAAGCTGAATGAGGTAGCAGATGAATTAGGCCTTATGGCGGCAAATGATCTTGCGGAGATCGCATCGCTGGGAACAGTCGTCCTGGTTGTGCCTGATAGAGAGGTGATCAGCTGCATCAAGGATTTTAATTTGCTCAAAAGACCGCTTCATGTTATTAACGTTGCCACCAATGTAGCTCAACACGTTCTGGAAGAAACTGCAGCAAAGCATGTCCGTTGCATTGGGGTAAAATTTGTGGCCCATGCCCGCGAAATGGCTTTGGGCTCAGAGCCGGTAATTATTGTTAATGAATGGCCGGTGGAATTAACCATGCTGGCTGCGGAAATCTTTGCTCCGGTTGGAAAAATTATTATCGGGCAGGCTGATCAGGTGAGTCTCATTAATACCAAAGCAGTAGAGATGGCGTTGACGGCTGCCGTTGAGATTGAAGAAGCTCTAACCAAAGAGCACTATTATGATCCGGATATTATAAAAAGCGCTATCCGGCAAGTGGCGGCAGGCGCTTTAAAAGGATACGCCGACGGAGATCTGGGACCTTTTGCCCGGGAAATTGTTCAAGCGATACGGGCAAAAATGAAAAGATAA
- a CDS encoding TMEM165/GDT1 family protein, with the protein MLAFVTSLVFVVLAEMGDKTQLLAMAFATRYRWQTVMWGVFAATVLNHLFAVVVGNYLTRFIPLTYIQIAAAAAFILFGLWTIRGDKLNEEDRATSCSPFWAVAIAFFIAEMGDKTQLATVALAAQFNSIIPVWIGTTTGMMIADAIGILIGIVLGRKIPERTVKWFAAIVFILFGLFGLYESLPRSVLTPSVIIAGLTVLMICMHLVSRAEKTMPD; encoded by the coding sequence ATGCTCGCATTTGTCACGTCTCTTGTCTTTGTTGTCTTAGCGGAAATGGGAGATAAAACCCAACTCCTCGCTATGGCCTTCGCCACTCGCTACCGGTGGCAAACCGTCATGTGGGGAGTCTTTGCCGCAACGGTATTAAACCACCTATTTGCCGTGGTGGTCGGCAACTACCTGACCCGTTTTATACCGCTGACTTATATTCAGATTGCCGCTGCCGCTGCTTTTATTCTGTTCGGGCTGTGGACTATTCGCGGGGACAAGCTAAACGAAGAAGACAGGGCCACAAGCTGTAGTCCGTTTTGGGCTGTGGCCATTGCCTTCTTCATAGCTGAAATGGGTGACAAAACTCAGCTGGCCACGGTGGCATTAGCTGCGCAATTTAATTCCATCATTCCGGTATGGATAGGTACTACCACAGGCATGATGATCGCTGACGCTATCGGAATTCTCATCGGGATTGTATTAGGCAGGAAAATACCGGAAAGGACTGTTAAATGGTTTGCGGCAATTGTATTTATTTTGTTTGGCCTTTTCGGGTTATATGAATCCCTGCCGCGAAGTGTGCTTACACCGTCAGTAATCATTGCCGGTCTTACCGTACTGATGATATGTATGCATCTGGTTTCCCGGGCGGAAAAGACGATGCCGGACTAG
- a CDS encoding DUF445 domain-containing protein yields the protein MNKQKANIILALAFLVFSLAVAVKYYYPAGFWARLLLTVAEASLVGGIADWFAVTALFRKPLGFPYHTALIPRNRQRIIAALANAVERDFLSKESIKARLEKARVMEWIIKQADSRRTGVRLRRFISQIVEEAIATINPAVVGKYLNQAIKNALKSQPIATYAAAGARWAQGEDKDRLLYEAILDELIELVRDSKTREAIFFYLEGIKQKEANKTWLASVLTGVMEQTDSLNLVDAAIALQNEIIIALAEMRVEQNHPIWLWFREELTVVVENLETNENWIAATDLWKDGVLNRIDLSEPLAAAAASALHSLGGSQTAAPAGSVSRGDSRQFIVDSIMTEIEKYWEKFKNNRKMMNQVETYIRELILQIVDNEHHLIGEAVQTALNRLTDEDLNYFIEDKAGDDLQWIRINGVVVGAVVGLFLTLFLHFIYDPYLVPTIRQLVEIRL from the coding sequence ATGAACAAGCAGAAAGCCAACATCATTCTTGCCCTCGCTTTCCTAGTGTTTAGTCTGGCTGTGGCCGTTAAGTATTATTATCCGGCCGGCTTTTGGGCCAGGCTGCTATTAACCGTAGCGGAAGCAAGTCTGGTTGGCGGTATTGCCGATTGGTTTGCAGTGACGGCATTATTTCGTAAACCTTTGGGCTTTCCGTATCACACCGCCCTCATTCCGCGTAACCGGCAGCGAATTATAGCGGCGTTGGCTAACGCTGTGGAGCGGGACTTTTTGAGCAAGGAATCCATAAAAGCGCGGTTAGAGAAAGCAAGAGTGATGGAATGGATTATCAAGCAGGCTGACAGCAGAAGGACCGGCGTACGCCTTCGCCGGTTCATCTCTCAGATCGTTGAGGAGGCAATTGCTACCATCAATCCGGCGGTTGTCGGCAAATATTTGAATCAGGCGATAAAAAACGCTCTAAAATCGCAGCCAATCGCTACTTATGCGGCTGCCGGCGCCCGTTGGGCACAGGGGGAAGACAAAGACAGATTGTTGTATGAAGCCATTTTGGATGAATTGATTGAGTTGGTACGGGATTCTAAAACACGGGAAGCTATCTTTTTCTATCTTGAAGGAATTAAACAGAAGGAAGCAAACAAAACGTGGCTCGCCAGCGTATTAACCGGGGTGATGGAACAAACGGACAGTTTGAATCTGGTAGATGCCGCCATTGCTCTGCAGAATGAGATAATCATAGCATTAGCGGAAATGAGAGTGGAGCAGAATCACCCGATTTGGCTTTGGTTTCGTGAAGAATTGACCGTTGTGGTGGAAAATCTGGAAACAAACGAAAATTGGATTGCGGCAACTGACTTATGGAAGGACGGCGTTTTAAACCGTATTGATCTCTCCGAGCCTTTGGCGGCGGCAGCTGCCAGCGCCCTTCATTCGCTAGGCGGCAGTCAAACCGCGGCGCCGGCAGGTTCAGTCAGCCGGGGTGACTCGCGGCAGTTCATAGTTGATTCAATCATGACTGAAATAGAAAAGTACTGGGAAAAGTTTAAAAACAACCGGAAAATGATGAACCAGGTAGAAACCTACATCCGGGAACTGATTCTACAGATCGTGGATAACGAGCATCATTTAATTGGTGAAGCTGTGCAAACGGCGCTAAACAGGCTGACGGATGAGGACTTAAACTACTTTATTGAAGATAAAGCCGGCGATGATTTGCAATGGATACGCATCAATGGCGTGGTAGTCGGCGCTGTAGTCGGGCTATTTCTCACCCTATTTTTGCATTTTATTTATGATCCGTACTTAGTGCCAACAATACGTCAATTGGTTGAGATTCGCCTATAA
- a CDS encoding sensor histidine kinase has product MRYHRYFRYIRPAAVLFNIIILYLLFSWVGIKGVGIFFAVLIGIKEVIHFIFLWRLEKRIFTPIEKLRQGVDEISKGNYNIKIEYDKPNDIGLLIASFNEMAQKLYESEKIKAEYEENRKTLIANISHDLKTPITAIQGYIEALLDGPVEHAETKNKYLKTIYHNTVYINKLIDDLFLFSKLDLQKLDFHFETVSIRDFMNDLMEEYKFDLEERKIRFQYLDELEQDGCVGIDGKRFHQALNNIINNAVKHGPDNNLSIEIKMYHRNDFVCIDVRDNGPGIPADKLPFIFDRFFRIDPERTKDFMSTGLGLAIAKELVEAHGGKITATSIADEGTCFTIMLPILQNTQSEVYDETRLDY; this is encoded by the coding sequence ATGAGATATCACAGATATTTTCGTTATATTCGCCCGGCTGCTGTATTGTTCAACATAATCATCCTCTACTTATTGTTTAGCTGGGTTGGCATCAAAGGCGTCGGCATCTTTTTCGCAGTTTTGATCGGTATCAAGGAAGTCATTCATTTTATCTTCCTTTGGCGTTTAGAAAAACGAATATTTACACCAATTGAAAAACTCAGGCAAGGTGTGGATGAAATTTCCAAAGGCAATTATAATATAAAAATAGAGTATGACAAGCCAAACGATATTGGTTTGTTGATCGCTTCTTTCAACGAAATGGCCCAAAAACTGTATGAAAGCGAGAAAATAAAAGCCGAATACGAGGAAAATAGAAAAACATTAATTGCAAATATCTCCCACGATTTGAAAACACCAATCACGGCAATTCAAGGTTATATTGAGGCACTATTGGACGGACCGGTCGAACATGCCGAAACCAAAAATAAATATTTAAAAACAATTTACCATAACACGGTCTATATCAATAAACTCATTGACGACCTCTTCTTATTTTCGAAGTTGGACCTGCAAAAATTAGATTTTCACTTTGAAACGGTGTCAATCCGGGATTTCATGAATGATCTAATGGAAGAATACAAGTTCGATCTTGAAGAACGAAAAATCAGGTTTCAATATCTCGATGAATTGGAGCAGGATGGTTGTGTCGGCATAGATGGAAAAAGATTCCATCAGGCCCTTAATAATATTATTAATAATGCAGTCAAACACGGACCGGATAATAATTTGTCCATAGAGATTAAAATGTACCACCGTAATGACTTTGTCTGCATTGATGTCCGAGACAACGGACCTGGAATCCCCGCAGATAAACTGCCCTTTATTTTTGACCGTTTTTTCCGCATTGACCCCGAGCGCACAAAAGACTTCATGAGCACCGGCCTGGGACTGGCCATAGCCAAGGAACTGGTGGAAGCCCATGGAGGAAAAATTACTGCTACCAGCATTGCTGATGAAGGCACTTGCTTTACAATCATGTTGCCGATTCTGCAAAATACCCAAAGCGAGGTTTATGATGAAACGCGTCTTGATTATTGA
- a CDS encoding DUF1015 domain-containing protein, whose protein sequence is MAVVKPFSGLRPVPALAAKVASLPYDVMDSEEARQITRDNPYSFLRVTKSEVDLDPGIDVHSPVVYTKARENLEQFIRNQILVQDEKPCFYIYQQKMGQHIQVGLVAAASVEEYQQNIIKKHELTRPDKEQDRVNHIVATEAQTGAVFLTYKADETINSLINGCLQQQPAYDFTSDDGISHTLYVVDEPAKIAAIEQAFKKIDCLYIADGHHRSAAASRVCDLCRQGNKAHSGQEEYNTFQAVIFPHNMMYIMDYNRVMQDLNGLTPEQFLAAVQEKFTIIAQQGAFRPGQPHSFGMYLGGKWHQLVAGSGSFPEDNPVAKLDVSILQDNLLNPILGIQNPRTDKRIHFVGGIRGMEELERLVDSGKYTVAFSLFATSIEELMDIADAGEIMPPKSTWFEPKLRDAMVVHLVPCASYLNR, encoded by the coding sequence GTGGCTGTTGTAAAACCATTTAGCGGCTTGCGCCCTGTTCCCGCATTAGCAGCGAAAGTGGCGTCGCTGCCTTATGACGTGATGGATTCGGAAGAAGCCCGCCAAATAACCAGGGACAATCCGTATAGTTTCTTACGGGTAACTAAATCGGAAGTTGATCTTGATCCGGGAATAGATGTTCATTCGCCGGTTGTCTATACAAAAGCAAGAGAAAATTTGGAGCAATTTATCAGGAATCAAATCCTGGTTCAGGATGAAAAACCATGTTTTTATATTTATCAACAGAAAATGGGACAACATATCCAGGTAGGTTTGGTGGCTGCCGCCTCAGTTGAAGAATACCAGCAAAACATTATTAAGAAACATGAACTGACACGGCCGGATAAAGAGCAGGACCGTGTAAATCACATCGTTGCTACCGAGGCTCAGACCGGTGCGGTATTTCTGACCTATAAAGCGGATGAAACAATCAACTCTTTAATAAACGGATGTTTACAACAACAGCCTGCTTATGATTTTACTTCGGACGACGGGATTAGTCATACGCTGTATGTAGTGGATGAACCGGCAAAAATCGCTGCCATTGAGCAAGCCTTTAAAAAAATCGACTGCCTCTATATTGCTGACGGGCACCATCGCTCCGCTGCCGCTTCGCGGGTATGCGACCTGTGCCGCCAGGGCAATAAAGCCCATTCCGGTCAAGAAGAATATAACACGTTCCAAGCCGTCATTTTTCCGCACAACATGATGTATATTATGGATTATAACCGGGTAATGCAGGATTTGAACGGCTTAACCCCGGAACAATTTTTAGCGGCAGTTCAGGAGAAATTCACTATTATTGCGCAGCAGGGAGCATTTAGACCCGGGCAGCCGCATTCTTTCGGCATGTACCTTGGCGGGAAATGGCATCAGCTTGTCGCCGGGTCCGGGTCCTTCCCCGAAGATAATCCGGTGGCTAAGCTGGACGTAAGTATCTTGCAGGACAACCTGCTGAATCCAATCTTAGGTATTCAAAACCCGCGTACAGACAAGCGGATTCATTTTGTGGGCGGTATCCGGGGAATGGAGGAATTGGAACGGCTTGTGGACAGTGGCAAATATACTGTGGCCTTTTCCCTGTTCGCAACTTCTATCGAAGAATTGATGGACATTGCCGACGCCGGCGAAATCATGCCGCCCAAATCAACCTGGTTCGAACCAAAATTGCGGGATGCCATGGTAGTGCACCTGGTCCCTTGCGCTTCCTATCTGAACCGTTAG
- a CDS encoding DUF445 domain-containing protein, whose protein sequence is MGNNILGGDGVFMNECSNKRAAMVTLAAVTLGLLVSYPFKETFIGGVVVSGCSAAMIGGIADWFAVTALFRRPLGIPFRTALIPNNRERIFEAIVTMVEKELLSMDNIKLTLKQISLTELALHYGNAVEARERLQLILGHVIEDFLFAIRVDEVHKTLLHFLKDNADEIKVAPLVGQAVEWSVREGFADSFLDLLVREFEQMARQEETVQLIAKIYRRAMAAYSSRQNQRKVASWILENLLHVAPETVAAVIQGKLLAYLDQLHDPEQCERRKMKVWLLKLAKDLKTDSEFQRQAEKLKKKILFQPELENYLTALFCEMRTVLLENSANMRSWTNKIMEQFGQFWSGVACDSSQREEIDNMLNSGLSKWIDAHHTEIGSMVAGYLRRWSSDELVCYIETRVGNDLQMIRISGSVVGGVAGMLLFLLTSWLGVAR, encoded by the coding sequence TTGGGAAACAATATACTCGGTGGTGATGGTGTTTTCATGAACGAATGCAGCAATAAACGGGCAGCCATGGTTACGTTGGCTGCTGTTACTCTTGGCCTTTTGGTGAGCTATCCATTCAAAGAAACATTTATCGGCGGCGTTGTCGTCAGTGGCTGCAGTGCGGCGATGATTGGCGGCATTGCTGATTGGTTTGCCGTTACCGCTTTGTTCCGCCGTCCGCTGGGAATACCCTTTCGTACGGCTTTGATTCCCAACAACCGGGAACGAATTTTTGAAGCCATTGTTACAATGGTGGAGAAAGAACTGTTGTCAATGGATAATATCAAATTAACTTTAAAGCAAATCAGTTTGACAGAACTTGCACTGCACTATGGAAATGCTGTTGAAGCCAGGGAGCGTCTACAATTAATTCTCGGACATGTGATTGAAGATTTTCTCTTCGCTATTCGCGTGGATGAAGTACATAAAACATTGCTTCATTTTTTAAAGGACAATGCCGACGAAATTAAAGTGGCTCCTCTGGTTGGGCAGGCTGTGGAATGGTCTGTGCGTGAGGGGTTTGCCGATAGTTTTCTCGATCTTTTGGTAAGGGAATTTGAGCAGATGGCACGGCAGGAAGAGACCGTTCAATTGATTGCCAAAATCTACCGGCGAGCAATGGCGGCTTACTCTTCCCGGCAGAACCAGCGGAAAGTGGCAAGCTGGATACTTGAAAACCTTTTACATGTTGCCCCCGAGACGGTAGCGGCGGTTATCCAGGGAAAATTACTTGCCTATTTGGATCAACTTCACGATCCTGAGCAGTGTGAACGGCGCAAAATGAAGGTGTGGCTGCTGAAATTAGCTAAAGATTTAAAAACCGATTCCGAGTTTCAGCGGCAGGCCGAAAAGTTAAAAAAGAAGATATTATTCCAGCCAGAGCTGGAAAATTACCTGACCGCCTTATTTTGTGAAATGCGCACTGTACTGCTCGAAAATTCGGCCAATATGCGCAGCTGGACAAACAAGATCATGGAACAGTTTGGACAGTTTTGGTCCGGGGTTGCCTGTGATTCAAGCCAGCGGGAAGAAATTGACAATATGCTAAACAGCGGCCTAAGTAAATGGATTGACGCTCATCATACGGAAATCGGCAGCATGGTCGCGGGATATTTGCGAAGATGGAGCAGTGATGAACTGGTATGCTACATTGAAACAAGAGTGGGTAATGACCTGCAAATGATCCGTATCAGCGGGTCAGTGGTAGGCGGTGTTGCCGGGATGCTTCTGTTTTTGCTTACATCCTGGCTGGGGGTGGCGCGATGA